A single region of the Brachypodium distachyon strain Bd21 chromosome 3, Brachypodium_distachyon_v3.0, whole genome shotgun sequence genome encodes:
- the LOC100834332 gene encoding uncharacterized protein At2g38710 produces the protein MVVATEEMAVYCFDTLVAYYDGAQPPPPAFEEGVHPLFVTWKKATNGSEPRLRGCIGTLEPRQIVSGFKDYALVSALRDRRFPPIQSKELPHLECTVSILTEYEPALNHLDWEVGKHGLIIEFTDPDYNVRRSATYLPEVAAHEGWTQLEAIDSLMRKAGYNGTITESLRNKIRVTRYQSSLYTMQYGEYTAYVKKNRDEINGAPVVNGFKPGH, from the exons CGgcgcgcagccgccgccgcccgccttcGAGGAGGGCGTCCA CCCACTATTTGTGACCTGGAAGAAGGCCACTAATGGTTCGGAACCACGCCTCCGGGGATGCATCGGAACCTTAGAGCCCCGTCAGATTGTCAGTGGCTTCAAGGATTATGCGCTCGTGAG TGCCCTGAGGGATCGTCGCTTTCCACCAATACAGTCGAAAGAACTGCCACATTTGGAGTGCACAGTATCTATATTGACTGAATACGAACCTGCACTCAACCACCTTGATTGGGAG GTTGGAAAGCATGGCTTAATTATTGAGTTCACCGATCCAGACTATAATGTAAGACGCAGTGCAACTTATTTACCTGAGGTTGCTGCCCATGAAG GATGGACACAACTAGAGGCTATTGACTCGCTCATGAGGAAGGCAGGCTACAATGGCACCATCACTGAGTCCTTGAGGAATAAAATTCGCGTCACCCGCTACCAGAGCAGCCTGTACACCATGCAATATGGCGAATATACTGCATATGTCAAGAAAAACAGAGATGAAATTAATGGGGCGCCCGTAGTTAATGGCTTCAAACCAGGCCATTGA